Proteins encoded by one window of Brevibacterium atlanticum:
- the obgE gene encoding GTPase ObgE: MATEFVDRVTVHLAAGDGGNGCASIRREKFKPLGGPDGADGGNGGNIVFRVDRQTTTLLPLHHRPHLRADGGGIGKGDLRHGADGQDLIVPVPEGTVVKTLDGSVVADLVEDGTELTAAAGGRGGLGNAALASTKRKAPGFALLGEPGESLSLVLELKTIADIAFVGYPSAGKSSLIAALSAAKPKIADYPFTTLVPNLGVVQAGETRYTVADVPGLIPGASEGKGLGLEFLRHVERCAGLVHVIDMATWEPGRDPVSDLTIIESELAAYAVDLDDGSGLLPLSERPKLVALNKVDIPDGRDLADIVRPDLEAAGYRVFEISAVSHAGLRELSFAMAELVLAERARREAVEATPQRVVIRPKAVDDRGFEVRAERDADGPVYRILGDKPARWVRQTDFGNDEAVGYLADRLEHLGVEEALFKAGAKPGDTIVIGGDDGVVFDWDPTTVGGAELLGSRGSDARLEEEARATRKERKAAYHERMDAKAAVRAEFEQERLAERGQSEARSAAEPDAGAANRTDEA; the protein is encoded by the coding sequence ATGGCCACCGAGTTCGTAGACCGCGTCACCGTTCACCTCGCCGCCGGCGACGGTGGGAACGGCTGTGCCTCGATCAGACGCGAGAAGTTCAAACCGCTCGGCGGGCCCGACGGTGCCGACGGCGGCAACGGGGGCAACATCGTCTTCCGCGTCGATCGTCAGACCACGACCCTGCTGCCGCTGCATCACCGTCCGCATCTGCGTGCCGACGGCGGCGGAATCGGCAAGGGTGATCTGCGCCACGGCGCCGACGGGCAGGATCTCATCGTCCCCGTGCCCGAGGGCACCGTGGTCAAGACGCTCGACGGCTCGGTCGTCGCCGATCTCGTCGAAGACGGCACGGAGCTCACCGCGGCCGCCGGTGGTCGCGGTGGTCTCGGCAATGCCGCGCTGGCCTCGACGAAGCGCAAGGCTCCCGGCTTCGCCCTTCTCGGCGAACCCGGTGAGAGCCTCAGCCTCGTCCTCGAACTCAAGACGATCGCCGACATCGCCTTCGTCGGTTACCCTTCGGCCGGAAAGTCGAGCCTCATCGCCGCTCTCTCTGCCGCGAAGCCGAAGATCGCCGACTACCCCTTCACCACCCTCGTGCCCAACCTCGGCGTCGTGCAGGCGGGGGAGACCCGCTACACCGTCGCCGACGTGCCCGGTCTCATCCCCGGGGCATCCGAAGGCAAGGGTCTGGGACTGGAATTCCTCCGCCACGTCGAACGCTGCGCCGGACTCGTCCACGTCATCGACATGGCCACGTGGGAACCCGGCCGCGATCCCGTCTCCGATCTCACGATCATCGAATCCGAACTCGCCGCCTATGCCGTCGATCTCGACGACGGCAGCGGACTTCTTCCACTCTCGGAACGACCCAAGCTGGTGGCGCTGAACAAGGTCGACATCCCCGACGGGCGCGACCTCGCCGACATCGTCCGCCCCGACCTCGAAGCCGCGGGCTATCGCGTCTTCGAGATCTCCGCAGTCAGTCACGCCGGCCTGCGCGAACTCTCCTTCGCCATGGCCGAACTCGTCCTCGCCGAACGCGCCCGCCGGGAAGCCGTCGAAGCGACGCCGCAGCGAGTGGTCATCCGCCCGAAGGCCGTCGACGATCGCGGCTTCGAGGTCCGCGCCGAACGCGACGCCGACGGCCCGGTGTACCGGATTCTCGGCGACAAACCAGCCCGCTGGGTGCGGCAGACCGACTTCGGCAATGACGAAGCCGTCGGCTACCTCGCCGACCGCCTCGAACACCTCGGCGTCGAAGAAGCCCTGTTCAAGGCCGGAGCCAAGCCGGGGGACACAATCGTCATCGGCGGAGACGACGGTGTCGTCTTCGACTGGGACCCGACGACCGTCGGCGGTGCCGAGCTGCTGGGCTCCCGCGGTTCGGACGCCCGACTCGAGGAAGAGGCCCGTGCGACTCGCAAAGAGCGCAAGGCCGCCTACCACGAACGGATGGACGCGAAGGCAGCGGTGCGTGCCGAGTTCGAGCAGGAGCGGCTGGCCGAACGTGGGCAGAGCGAGGCCCGATCCGCGGCCGAGCCCGATGCCGGCGCTGCGAACCGGACCGACGAGGCGTGA